The window AAGAGAAAATACATTCTATAATTAGAAATTGCATACACgtatgggacaaactaaaaaaaaaaaaaaggaatatacTTTTGCTGGACGAAAGAGTATTTGGTTAGTATTCATACCATTACATGATATGTACGCTAGTATTGAAACATCTGCTCTCGTGTTAATAATAAAGATGCaatgaaaaaacaatttaGTGATCGAATTGTTAGCAATTTAATCAAATCTAACAACctacaaaatttatcaattactCCATATCACAGTTAATAGGTAAAAGCTCGAAATATAGGATTTGATATAAATAGGtcaaactttaaatatttttctaacgGATGGACATAACCCCAACAAAGTGAAAGTAGAGAGGTTTTTTATTAGAACTTCACATTATGCActacccaaaaataaaaacaatctAAGATTTATTTGGCACTTGAAAGGTCATGAAAAAAGTGGAAATCTCTGCTCACCTGAGGCGTAAGATATGATGTTTCTCTTTAGCGGTGAAAGATTCTGTACTCCTTGGAATGCTGCGGCACGCAACACGTTTAATGGTCCGAAATCAACAGAGTACGCCTTTTGAAAGCCGTCTAGGATCGCCATCATTGTTAGGTTCGCAGGTTTCCTATCCGATTCATATCTTCTCAGCAACGAAACCTAAGGGACGTATACGGGCATTAGGAAACCAAGCCTCATGAACGCAACgagaaaatgagttgaatCATTCTAAGCACTTATGACGGATTTCTATCCCGGTATCCCCTAAACTGGATATCAAGCAATCAATTTCAGAATCAACAACCATTTTGGTTAGGTAGCATCCCCACTGATCAAAATATGCTCTCCAACAGGCAAACCACAAACAACTCATAAGAAAAAGTCTCATCACAGACGTTGGAACTGAGTAAGAATACGGGCTTACCTCACCGATATCAGATCCAACTGCAATGCCTTCAGCAATAACGTTTGAGAGAGAGAACGCATCTCCAAATCCCATATTAACTCCTTGACCGGCTAAAGGATGAACAGTGTGTGCAGCATCACCAATAAGAGCAACGCGTTTCGTGGCATAAGAGTTGGCATGCTTAAGAGACAAGGGGAACACCATTCTTTCAGAGGCTAGTTTGGTGATTTTTGGTGGGatttcaaaataatcataggcTGATACTGCTTTTTTGGCAGTTAACCAAGAGAATGGAGATACACCCCCCAACGATTGAGATTTTGGACGAGGACCATAGCCACTGTCCAGAGCTCGGTTTACTTCTTTCACAAAATCAACCTCAGACATTGATTTGCGATTTAACGACTCTTCAGGGTCCATTGTCCAAACGATATTGCTGAACTTGTCTCCTACTGGGAGAAGGGCAATTGGACCATTAGGGAGAAATCTTTGCCAAGCACATCGATTTTCCTCCATGTGCTCCACGGTACATATAACTGCATTTTGAGAATACTTCCATCCAGTTGAGCTTATTCCAGCCAACTCCTTGACACGTGATTTGGACCCATCCGCTCCGACCTGAAGTAAGCACAATGGAGAACAGCTATATGAAGCACAACAACACAAATCTAATTTAACTGCTTTTGAGCATAACAggaatagaaatattttttttaatgcaagcAAGCAGTTTTACAACATTTACCACTAGTTTTGCATACAAACTATTCCCATCACTAAGTTCCAGTTTTGCTAAAGATCCATGATGGCTTGATGCAGAAGCTGGTTCCAAGTGCATTGAGCTTAATCTGAGAGGGTATAGTTTATGCTGGGAACCTGAATCCTGTCACAAGCATAACATCAACCGAGAATGATGACATCATTAAATACAATCTGCATTACGCGACAGCAAATAATAAGGCTTCATCAAAACAGTacaagaaaaagtgattggtAAGAGGATACATGTAAGCAGAAAAGTGATTGGAACGGaaccataataaaaaaaacacatgtatgaaaaatagaaaacaaacaCTTACTAGTATTATCAATTCAATCCagtatatattgaaaaagCTACAAAACCTTTCCTATTTctactttatctttttgtttGGGGGGGGAGGGGGTGATATGAAAATACATTATAACTTATCAGTCAAAAAGTGTACAGAGTGAGCAAAACCGTGACTGCCATCCACTCCAAGCTAAATATCGTGTCAACTAGTGAAACTAAAATGACCACCAATCAAACAGATCATTATTGGATTCTAATATAATCCATGGGGAGTGAACACAAATCAATAAAAGGAAATCGCTGGTGGAGAAAAATTTCGATTAGTGAGGACAGataataagataattaaaaacattgagaatgttcaaacttcaaacatACAGAATATGAAATGCAGAAAGGGAGATTACACAGAGATGTAACAAAGAGAATGTTGAAGATAGAAATATATTTCAGGAATTGAGCTCTGTTAGCTAAATATCAAACAATGATGACACAATGGgttagtttaatttgattcattaatttcaacCTATTTTTTTCTCGCAAACATTAAAGAAAACATAACCAGTTGGGAAAAAATTGATAGAAGATTTGTTAGAGTAAGCTTCCTTCCAGAAACTGAAATGCAATATTCTAGCATCTAAGTACCTGGAGGCATGATAACAGAGATTTATGAagcactttattctccaccacGCACCTACATAAAATCcaaataagcaaaatattaCTGTAGGATTATGAAAGGAATCAAAGTGCAGTTTCACTCTTACCCTAGTACTTCTTTATTCACATCTCTTGCATGGTACTTTGTATAGCCAAAACCAGTATAATCCCAAACCTGCAAGGATAcgaaaaatgtaaatttaagTTGTTTTAAAACCAAGTGTGGGACCTATTTATAGCTACGAGTAGTTTATGGACATTAGGATTGTCCACGtccaataaaaaacaaaatgaaaatagttacTTACAACCTAactaataaagtatgagaggtAAAAGCGAATAATACCCCCAAAATCACAAGCTTTCAAGTATTGTTACCTGCATCTTATCAAAGTAAGCATGCCTATGCTCTTCCACATATTTCCACGCACCAACATCTAAAAGGAACAGATGAACAGTTATCATGCTTGCATAATCCTTGAAATTAAGCTTTTCAACTCATTTCAACCAGTAATGCACCCCATTTGGTTAATGGGCTTTAATGGAAATTTGTATATGTATGAAGAGGCCTAAAACAATCCTTCAAAGAGGACTACGGTTTGCACCAATTACAAATGATCCCTCTTCAATATGACTCAAATTCTCTCATAGAATATATAGGAGTTTACTTGACAAGAATCCCACAAAACTTGCCCTAATTGTAACAATCAATTCCTAgtttatttctaattaattcGAATCATGACCCCAAATCAGCCAAggattttttcttaatttaaagATCTTCATGGGATTGATATCAAATACCTTGAAAGAGAGCTTTAGTTGCTGGGGTGACGGTACTAACTCTCGGATCTGGGGGAGCCTCTTTCTTGATAGATTGACCACTTTGTAATGCTGGATTGCTATCAATGATGGCAACGTTCAGATGGTTTGTCAATGGTAGCTTTGCTGCAAACATATTACATTAATCTTGTGTTACCCACTTTCAAATTCCACTACGCGATAAGTATAAAGATGAATTTCCTGTCAAGATTAGGCAAGAAAGGATTTTCAGCAATTTATGTTTTACTACATTGCATCACCATGCAGAGCGGATTAAGAAATTTAAGGCAGAATATCTTTATGCGTCATCCTACGTGTACACAGGTTCTGTAGTTCTATCTCTCCTCATGTACGGCTAGTAGTGTACGCATTTGGCGATAGGTGATAAGTAACAAAACCCATACATGACTTTGCACGCACCCAGTTAAGTTCACAGTGTCCAAATCACTGATttagaataatatattcaaCAATTTGACTTAGAAATTTAGAATACAGATATATCATCAGAGAAATTGTTATAGACAAGGTTTCGAAAATAAGTTGAACTTAGTAACATACTCCGTATAATTTTGTTCCACAAGGTTATAAGAAAAAACACTTACCCAAAGAGCAAGCCAGAGCCATGCCAACCATGCCACCTCCAACAATAGCAACATCATGCACAGGAAGATTGCTTTCGCATCTTTGCTTGTCTGCTGATCCCTaggtataaaaataaaaaaaattatgagcCAAATAATCATGCAGAACATcaggaaaaataaagtgtggtTACTGAATAATCAGGACCTGATAGATACAAAAAGAACATCAGAATTATCCTGCATTAATCACCCTGCTACAAGGAGTCACTTCTCTGATTCTATTTCTCTGGTTATGTTGGAGAGTTCAGTATGGACTAAAGAGCTAAACATTGCAAATTCTTCCCCCTAGTTAAGTATCTTACTGGTCATAATTCTTCCATTTTCACTCATGGCAAACTCAAATGCATTATATTCCAAAAATAAGTACTGATTCTCTTATATTGTTGCATAAAATCAGGAAGTACTGTATCTGATATCTCTAGAACTGcactctttttctttatgtGGAGCAAACAAATATCTTATCTCTACCACGCAACCAATATATCAGTCTCAAGGGGTATAAAAAGAAAGTCAGAGAGTCATATTATAAAGATATCCCATAGCTCCTGACAAGAAAAGGCAGATATGATGATAGACAAGGCTTCTAAATCACCAAAAGGAAGCAAACACtaaatatcaagaaaatacCAAAGTAACGAtagcaaattaaaaaagacAGAACATAAACTTATATAGTAGATTCACTATGCCACTAACTTGTTCAATGGGTGCACCAGGGAACTTGGCTTCTGCGCCACTGGATAACGTTCTATTTGCCGATTTCCAGACATGCCTGTGGAAAGCCCATTGTCTTGTACATGTCCTGCttcaaaattaacaaaaagtaTACTTCATGTTTACGATCATATAATAAGAAGTAATGAAAGTCCAGCATACCAACAAGCTCAATCTCAATATACACCCCACCATGTAAAGCCATAAGCATgagcaaacaaaaaaaaaagattcttCAGATACTTTTATCAGGCCAATACTTCATTATCGAAACATGCAGTCTGTCACTGTCCacattttttatcaaaaatagtttTAAGGAGAAGCAGCTCCAAAGAAAGAACATAGGAATTTAGGCAAGTTATCAGCAATTAGGTGCAAATGTTAATTGAATAAGCCGGCTATTTAAGCAATTGACAAATAGTGTAACTTTAATCCTGCTCTGGTTTCTTACTACcgtttctctcttctctctaaaaatattttagcatCAGAGAGTTCTCTCGTTTCTCCtctattttctttatactCAGTACGAAATGCATTATCATTCATCAATATCACAGATTAAATTTGACAAAGAGCCATAAATATTATCATTTGAATGGGTTCataacaaatcaaataaaccTACCACACCTCACTACAAATCATTTCGATTCCACCTATTCAAAGCATTTAAACGtgtatattaaatagatatagACACAAGCATCAAAGCATAATCAATGAAGCTCCATCCTGAAAAGTGCGAATCCGCACCATATTTAGTCCGTTTTACAATCAAGCAAATTGGAAAAACGATTTTCATACATAAAGTAATAATGCAAAATActgcaaatatatatactactgcaattaattttcatcCAATTACAGCTTAATTCACACAACACAAGacaacaaaatccaaaagcATCAATCAAAAATGAGTAATTGTAAGGacttcatttttatgattttactGAAAACGAAAGAAAACCCCATACCGTATCATTTTTGTTGAAAGTTTGATTTGGCTGAATCAGAGATGAATATGTGTGCGTAAggaaggaaaatgaaaatgcaaagttGTAGGGAGATTAGTAGGGTTTTGTGAGAGGTTGTGGCCGCTTAAAATGGTAAATAGGCAAAAGCAGGTTTTGAATTGTCTGCTTCCTGTGAAGAATGAATGAGAGGAGAGTGGCGATAGTGAGCGACGCGGAGACTGTAGAACGGAAACGCTTGGAATTAGGTGGGAGACGGTCGGCGGTGGAGCCACGGCGGCGAAAACGATTGATTCAGCTTGGCCCCTTTGCGAGAGGAACCGTTTGTTTTGCAAAATTGAAGTATGAAATGGACATTTAGCATCTCATATGACTGGGCCGAATTGTATTGAGGTGGTTTACTGGGCCGGCCCAATTGGTTTTCAACCAATGTAGACATATTGTCCACCATCATACAAATTTGTGCTTGGTAAATAAATCAAAGCATAAGAGTggagaatatatttttgtttagattttaattatgagtcgtacttatttttaattaatttttaatgtaattgaTCACTTGATTGTTATCATCGATAGCtcataaaattacatataaaatgagtttcttataaattgttaaattttagttaatgtatAGTAAAATAacctaaattataaatatatagccTAGATTCGATTATTATGACATTAGACTTAGTAGCATGTGTGcgaatcaaatttaataactGGCACATATAATTAAGTTGTCAATGTTATTCTACTCATCATGCAAATATTAATGTTGAGATGATATAGAGACAACATTATTATGGCACACTATTATGAATACAAAACTTTATATCAATATTGCACACGCGCGCGTGGTACTTTTTCTAACCTTTTAAGTTTCactttataaaagtaaaatcatttataaatgtaaaagaaatatgaaaatcagaaaagaaaaaaaaagaccaAAGAATATAATGGTCTTACATGTATGAGGTGCATACGATTTTAAGCAGATAATATGATTTATTACAGTTTTaacctaattatttttcattgtgaaatttgtgtttatTCGCCCAAAGATGATATTGTGCTAATCACCTCAAACGCCAAATTATATTCTATCGTCTATACTAATTAGCGCCACATACCTGTAAGGCAACTCAATTTTTTGGGCTGCAAGCCTACAACATCAATTATTTGTCGAGCTACATAGTTTTTTCGATGATATAAAGACGCAAACCAAATATAAAATGGATGTGCAAATCAATAGATAATTCAGCTTATGAAGCaaaaaccaataaaaaaaatacaaaatcttGACAAAAGCAAAACAGACACTTAAATCAAGAAGATCGGACTATAAGAAAAAACAAACGCAACACCTAAACACCCAACGACCAATGCTCACGGGTGAAGTAAAAGCAGAAAACCCGAAGACAAAAGTATAAAGAAGAGTCACCTTAGCAACAACCATTAAATAGTGTGTGCAAGTAGTACATGAAACGAAAAATCTGGTCGCTAAGCTTTAACCTAGAATCCTACATTCCCAACCTCTAAAGAATACTACTATACTTCCCAATTTGGTTCAATCTTTGAAAATCACGTTATTTTTAAGCTACCAAATGGATACATATAAGAAGTCCAAATCTgatcaaaatttagaaaaatgggtattttttattggataaaaggaacaaacaataaaaaatggtgaacattaaaagtaaaaagtttAACCTATCCAAAAGAACTAGAAATGAATAACAAGATGACCAACACAACGATATCTAAACAATGTAGACATTTTAATCATGTATGAAAccaagagagaaaatatgacTGCATCTATTGGCAAACATAAGAAAATGTTCCAGCCATTGTAACAAATACTTCTTCCAACCTCCATTTCTTGTTCACTTTTGTAAATTTTCTCCGTCCCTcatttattttccactttcactttttactataaatgataagtgGGATACAGATActactaacttatttcactaacattttattgtacAACTACCATATAAAAGTGTGAAAAAAATACCATATAAAAGtgaactcatattccactaacttttttaattcacttttcattatatttactaaaatttgtGTCCAATAAAAAAGACTAAAAATGGGGGTCAGGAGAGAGTATAATAcaacaatatataaacaaCTGTTTAAACTCTTGAAAGTCCAACTTTACTAGAAACATTTTGAGGcctataatttaattcattcatcttcatttatttgtttgtgttttagaTATTCTGTCGGCAGCTCCccaaattagtagtagtacttattttttgcgaattaaacaaaatttcatccaATCAAAAACAAGCAAACCGAGTTTATGCTTTGAGAAACTCATTACTCgtaataacaaattaaaggAACTTTGATGTATATTTTCTTGGACTAGTCGGTAGGGCATGTGAATTTAGAAATTGCTCCTCTTTGAAAAGATAAAGTAATAACAGTATGACCTTTATTGCATGCTAAAATATATCctctatattttatgtgtgttatctgttattttatatataatcgGTTGCTTTTACCAAATTCACCTCATTAATGAGTGAATAGcaaaaaggaagagaaaacAAATGATAGTGGACGCAAGGCATGAGTACTTAGGTGCATGAGTGTGTGTTATTACTCAATCTAAAATCAGATATCCTTTCACTTTAAAAGTCccatctatttttattttccactatACCATGATTTTCTTCGCGGTTCATATTCTGTTTTCTATATAGTTCAATTATCGcactatatatgcatatacTTAAATAGATTAATGACTTGttattttagtagtattaatatgATCTCgattttttgaagaaatataaccaaacaatatatatatatgtatatctaTTAAAGTAGCATGTAAACTAAGAATTTCGAACAAGTCATTCAAgaataatcttaaaatatcAGTTAAGATATAGTTGAATGGGAAAGTAACTTTATATGGATTTTgttatgataaaattattaaaagagCCATAGGTTTTATTTGGATATAATTAGATGAGCCCTTTAACACATTAAGTAGACTTTATATACCCGCCAAGTTCACCAAGAATATAAATTG is drawn from Salvia hispanica cultivar TCC Black 2014 chromosome 6, UniMelb_Shisp_WGS_1.0, whole genome shotgun sequence and contains these coding sequences:
- the LOC125196111 gene encoding ubiquinone biosynthesis monooxygenase COQ6, mitochondrial isoform X1 gives rise to the protein MIRRTCTRQWAFHRHVWKSANRTLSSGAEAKFPGAPIEQGSADKQRCESNLPVHDVAIVGGGMVGMALACSLAKLPLTNHLNVAIIDSNPALQSGQSIKKEAPPDPRVSTVTPATKALFQDVGAWKYVEEHRHAYFDKMQVWDYTGFGYTKYHARDVNKEVLGCVVENKVLHKSLLSCLQDSGSQHKLYPLRLSSMHLEPASASSHHGSLAKLELSDGNSLYAKLVVGADGSKSRVKELAGISSTGWKYSQNAVICTVEHMEENRCAWQRFLPNGPIALLPVGDKFSNIVWTMDPEESLNRKSMSEVDFVKEVNRALDSGYGPRPKSQSLGGVSPFSWLTAKKAVSAYDYFEIPPKITKLASERMVFPLSLKHANSYATKRVALIGDAAHTVHPLAGQGVNMGFGDAFSLSNVIAEGIAVGSDIGEVSLLRRYESDRKPANLTMMAILDGFQKAYSVDFGPLNVLRAAAFQGVQNLSPLKRNIISYASGEQRFPLFS
- the LOC125196111 gene encoding ubiquinone biosynthesis monooxygenase COQ6, mitochondrial isoform X3 encodes the protein MFAAKLPLTNHLNVAIIDSNPALQSGQSIKKEAPPDPRVSTVTPATKALFQDVGAWKYVEEHRHAYFDKMQVWDYTGFGYTKYHARDVNKEVLGCVVENKVLHKSLLSCLQDSGSQHKLYPLRLSSMHLEPASASSHHGSLAKLELSDGNSLYAKLVVGADGSKSRVKELAGISSTGWKYSQNAVICTVEHMEENRCAWQRFLPNGPIALLPVGDKFSNIVWTMDPEESLNRKSMSEVDFVKEVNRALDSGYGPRPKSQSLGGVSPFSWLTAKKAVSAYDYFEIPPKITKLASERMVFPLSLKHANSYATKRVALIGDAAHTVHPLAGQGVNMGFGDAFSLSNVIAEGIAVGSDIGEVSLLRRYESDRKPANLTMMAILDGFQKAYSVDFGPLNVLRAAAFQGVQNLSPLKRNIISYASGEQRFPLFS
- the LOC125196111 gene encoding ubiquinone biosynthesis monooxygenase COQ6, mitochondrial isoform X2, encoding MIRTCTRQWAFHRHVWKSANRTLSSGAEAKFPGAPIEQGSADKQRCESNLPVHDVAIVGGGMVGMALACSLAKLPLTNHLNVAIIDSNPALQSGQSIKKEAPPDPRVSTVTPATKALFQDVGAWKYVEEHRHAYFDKMQVWDYTGFGYTKYHARDVNKEVLGCVVENKVLHKSLLSCLQDSGSQHKLYPLRLSSMHLEPASASSHHGSLAKLELSDGNSLYAKLVVGADGSKSRVKELAGISSTGWKYSQNAVICTVEHMEENRCAWQRFLPNGPIALLPVGDKFSNIVWTMDPEESLNRKSMSEVDFVKEVNRALDSGYGPRPKSQSLGGVSPFSWLTAKKAVSAYDYFEIPPKITKLASERMVFPLSLKHANSYATKRVALIGDAAHTVHPLAGQGVNMGFGDAFSLSNVIAEGIAVGSDIGEVSLLRRYESDRKPANLTMMAILDGFQKAYSVDFGPLNVLRAAAFQGVQNLSPLKRNIISYASGEQRFPLFS